The following are from one region of the Anabas testudineus chromosome 2, fAnaTes1.2, whole genome shotgun sequence genome:
- the gdap1 gene encoding ganglioside-induced differentiation-associated protein 1, translating to MASEVMSDSQDEKAALLEKDEQQQSGGAAKQSECKLRLYHWTQSFNSQKVRLAVAEKGLHCEEYDVSLPLSEHNEPWFMHLNPTGEVPVLVHNDNVICDPTQIIDYLEQNFTDEGVPRLVPEEGTTYYHRVQHYRELLDSLQMDAYTHGCILHPEITVDSHIPAYAATCIQTQIRNTESELKKLAEQNPELKDAYVAKQRRLKSKLFDHDNMKYLKKLLDELENVMEQVETELQRRVEETPEEGSQPWLCGEFFSMADVSLAVTLHRLKFLGLSRRYWGNGNRVNLETYYERVVERPAFRRVLGHVNNILISAVLPVAFRLAKKNAPVIVGTTLLIGLLGGATYLGFLYMKKRLTALS from the exons ATGGCGTCCGAAGTCATGTCTGACTCCCAAGATGAGAAAGCTGCTCTGCTCGAGAAAGACGAGCAGCAGCAAAGTGGAGGAGCTGCGAAGCAAAGCGAGTGTAAACTGAGGCTTTATCACTGGACTCAGTCCTTCAACTCTCAGAAG GTGCGTCTGGCCGTAGCAGAGAAAGGTTTGCACTGCGAGGAGTATGACGTGAGCTTACCACTCAGTGAACACAATGAGCCCTGGTTCATGCATCTGAATCCTACTGGTGAGGTACCAGTCCTGGTGCACAATGACAATGTCATATGTGACCCGACACAGATCATAGACTACCTGGAGCAGAACTTCACTGATG AAGGTGTTCCCAGGCTGGTCCCTGAAGAGGGCACTACCTACTATCACAGAGTGCAGCACTACAGGGAGCTCCTGGACTCACTACAGATGGATGCCTACACCCATGGCTGCATCCTCCATCCTGAAATCACAGTGGACTCCCACATACCAGCATATGCTGCCACCTGCATACAAA CACagatcagaaacacagagtctGAGCTGAAAAAACTGGCTGAACAGAACCCGGAGCTTAAAGATGCGTATGTAGCAAAACAGAGGCGTTTGAAA tCCAAGCTGTTCGACCACGACAACATGAAGTACCTGAAGAAGCTTCTGGATGAACTGGAGAATGTGATGGAACAGGtggagacagagctgcagaggagggTGGAGGAAACACCAG AAGAAGGCAGTCAGCCCTGGTTGTGTGGGGAGTTCTTCAGCATGGCAGACGTCTCACTGGCCGTCACCTTGCACCGCCTCAAGTTCCTCGGCCTCTCCCGTCGCTATTGGGGCAATGGCAACCGTGTCAACTTAGAAACATACTATGAGCGTGTGGTGGAGCGCCCAGCTTTCAGGAGAGTCCTGGGCCACGTCAACAACATCCTCATCTCAGCTGTGCTGCCTGTGGCGTTTCGACTGGCCAAGAAGAACGCACCGGTCATTGTTGGTACCACTCTGCTGATAGGCCTTCTGGGAGGGGCGACATACCTTGGTTTTCTTTACATGAAGAAGAGGCTGACGGCCCTTAGCTGA